In Fundulus heteroclitus isolate FHET01 chromosome 8, MU-UCD_Fhet_4.1, whole genome shotgun sequence, a genomic segment contains:
- the LOC118563943 gene encoding gastrula zinc finger protein XlCGF57.1-like, with product QKSHLNTHMRIHTGEKPFCCDLCGQRFSHKSTLNTHMRIHTGEKPFCCNLCGQRFSQKSTLERHMRIHTGEKSFCCDLCGQRFSHKSTLNTHMRIHTGEKPFCCDLCGQRFREKAKLNTHMRIHTGEKPFCCELCGQRFSQKSTLERHMRIHTGEKSFCCELCGQRFSQKSNLNTHMRIHTGEKPFCCDLCGQRFSKKSTLERHMRIHTGEKPFCCELCGQRFREKAKLNTHMRIHTGEKPFCCDLCGHRFSHKSTLNTHMRIHTGEKPFCCDLCGQRFSQKSNLNTHTRIH from the exons caaaaatcacatttaaacacacacatgagaatccacacaggagagaagcctttctgctgtgatctatgtggacaaagatttagccataaatcaactttaaacacacacatgagaatccacacaggagagaagcctttctgctgtaatctatgtggacaaagatttagccaaaaatcaactttagaaagacac atgagaatccacacaggagagaaatctttctgctgtgatctatgtggacaaagatttagccataaatcaactttaaacacacacatgagaatccacacaggagagaagcctttctgctgtgatctatgtggacaaagatttagggaaaaagcaaaattaaacacacacatgagaatccacacaggagagaagcctttctgctgtgaactatgtggacaaagatttagccaaaaatcaactttagaaagacacatgagaatccacacaggagagaaatctttctgctgtgaactatgtggacaaagatttagccaaaaatccaatttgaacacacacatgagaatccacacaggagagaagcctttctgctgtgatctatgtggacaaagatttagcaaaaaatcaactttagaaagacacatgagaatccacacaggagagaagcctttctgctgtgaactatgtggacaaagatttagggaaaaagcaaaattaaacacacacatgagaatccacacaggagagaagcctttctgctgtgatctatgtggacatagatttagccataaatcaactttaaacacacacatgagaatccacacaggagagaagcctttctgctgtgatctatgtggacaaagatttagccaaaaatccaatttaaacacacacacgagaatccactAA